The window CCAGGATTGCGTGCTATCCCCGTTGTTGTACCCTGAATAGCCAAACCTTGCCCAATACCACAGCCCAAAGCAGCAAAACCCAATCCTAATGCTCCAGCAAGTGCCACATACATATAATGATTGAACATTGACAAATGTGCAGCATCCTTTACCTCCTGAGCAAAAACAGGAGTTACCAGGAACAGCACAACCATACAACTAAGAAAAACAATTCCACTTCTCCTCAACATCAAATCCTCCTTATCAAAAAATGCATTTTAAAGTATTGCAAAAAATCAGATAAAGTCAATAAAATTTTATTCACCCCCACTTATAACATCGGCAATGTATAAAGTGGAAAGAAGCGGGAAAATAAATGCCTGAATAACAGCTGCCAGAAGCACCAATGCCATTATAGGTAAAGGAACAAGCACTGGCATTAGAAAAAATACAATTACCAGCAGCAAATCATCGCCCATAATATTACCAAAAAGTCGCACTGAAAGAGAGAGAATACGAGCAAAATGACCGATCACTTCCACAGGAACCATCAAAGGCGTAAGCCACCATATAGGACCCATAAAATGCTTAATATACTTTATACCATGTGTCTTTATACCTAAATATTGATAATAAACAAACACAATGAGTGCCATAGCAATTGTTGTATTCCAGCTACTGGTAGGAGGAACAAAACCCGGAATAAGTTCAACAATATTGGCAAAAAAGATAAACAAAGCCAAGGTAGCAATAAGAGGAAAATGTTTTTTGGTATGCTTACCCAATATATCCTCAACAAAAGAGTACAACATCTCTATTATGCTTTCCACTACATTTTGAAAACCTGAGGGCATAAGTTTTAAAGTCAAACGAACAATTAAAGAAAACACTATAATAATAAACATTATAAACCAGGTAAAAACCAGATAATGCGGCAAATGAGTCATCTTAACAAAAAAATCCAGTATCGTTGGTGCTTCCACTTTAATTTCCTCCTACTTTAAATAGATAATTAAAAGCCAGATAAAATGTAACCAAAACCAGAGATAAAGGCACTATGGAGACACCCCACAAAATACCCCATACATTCAACTTACAAATACAAAAGACAAATAAAAGCAAAAGACCAATAAAAATATAACGAACTAAAGAACCAAACATAGCACCTCTATTTCCCCTCACAAAATAAAACGACATTTTCTTCAACAAAAACCAATCAATAAAAATTATTACCCCTCCTATTATCACACCAGCACACATCCCGGCTCCACCGATAAGATAAGAGGAAACTATAGATAGAAAATACACTGTTATCTGTGTCCGTTCAAGTCTTTTTATCGTTATCATTTTTCAGCTTTTTAAAACCTCTGTACATATTTTCAAAACCAGCCACAATACCAAAAAAAAGAAAAATAAAAAACAGCCAGGGGTGTAAGCTGGGAAACCATTTATCTAAAAAATACCCTATAGCTCCTCCAATTAACACCGAAAAGACAACACTAAAACCTATCGTTGTCGCCGTATATAAATCACGATAAAACTTCTTCTTTTTCTCGTTATCTTTTAATATTTTTAAATACCTCCCTTGAGGCATCGATTGTTTTTCGTATATCATCCTCTGTATGTGCACAGGATAGAAAATTTGTTTCAAACTGAGACGGAGGGAGATATACACCATTTTTCAGCATACCATTAAAATACATCGAAAACAAAGATGTATCACATCTGTTAACCATATCGAAATTCTCAGGCATCTTATCACAAAAGAACAAAGTAAACATAGAACCTATAAAACTCGCCTTAGCGGGTAAATCAACTCTTTTTGCTTCTTCCTCCAACCCTAAAGCAAGCTTCTCTGTTGTTTGATGAAGAGAAAGATAAGGATTCTCTCTTCTTAAAGTATCCAAAGTTTCAATTCCTGAAATCATGGCAAGGGGATTTCCGGATAAAGTTCCCGCTTGATAAACATCACCTTGAGGAGAAACAAGACTCATAACTTCTTTTCTCCCCCCATAAAGAGCTACAGGCATTCCTCCGCCTATGACCTTCCCTAAACAAGTAATATCCGGTCTTATGCCCATTAAATTTTGGTAACCACCATAGGTAATTCTAAAACCCGTTAAAACCTCGTCGAATATAAGAAGACTTCCGTACTTTAAAGTAATCTCTCTTAGAGCACTTAAGAAATTCTCATTGGGCAAAATAGTGCCCATATTACCAGCTATTGGTTCAACAATGACACAAGCAATAG of the Deltaproteobacteria bacterium genome contains:
- the atpE gene encoding ATP synthase F0 subunit C, with the protein product MVVLFLVTPVFAQEVKDAAHLSMFNHYMYVALAGALGLGFAALGCGIGQGLAIQGTTTGIARNPGAGGRLLTVMMIGLAMIESLTIYMLVVALIILYANPFGVI
- the atpB gene encoding F0F1 ATP synthase subunit A: MEAPTILDFFVKMTHLPHYLVFTWFIMFIIIVFSLIVRLTLKLMPSGFQNVVESIIEMLYSFVEDILGKHTKKHFPLIATLALFIFFANIVELIPGFVPPTSSWNTTIAMALIVFVYYQYLGIKTHGIKYIKHFMGPIWWLTPLMVPVEVIGHFARILSLSVRLFGNIMGDDLLLVIVFFLMPVLVPLPIMALVLLAAVIQAFIFPLLSTLYIADVISGGE
- a CDS encoding AtpZ/AtpI family protein; its protein translation is MIYEKQSMPQGRYLKILKDNEKKKKFYRDLYTATTIGFSVVFSVLIGGAIGYFLDKWFPSLHPWLFFIFLFFGIVAGFENMYRGFKKLKNDNDKKT
- the hemL gene encoding glutamate-1-semialdehyde 2,1-aminomutase, translating into MGKKMSKVAFLEAEKYIAGGVDSPVRAFKAVGGDPLFIQKGKGSKIYDIDGNEYIDYVGSWGPAILGHSPEKVIDAVKKVAERGLSFGAPTILETELARRIIKAIPSIERVRFVSSGTEAAMSALRLARGFTKREDIVKFTGGYHGHVDSLLVEAGSGAATFGNPTSSGIPKDFARHTIVLPYNDIDACQNLFKELGETIACVIVEPIAGNMGTILPNENFLSALREITLKYGSLLIFDEVLTGFRITYGGYQNLMGIRPDITCLGKVIGGGMPVALYGGRKEVMSLVSPQGDVYQAGTLSGNPLAMISGIETLDTLRRENPYLSLHQTTEKLALGLEEEAKRVDLPAKASFIGSMFTLFFCDKMPENFDMVNRCDTSLFSMYFNGMLKNGVYLPPSQFETNFLSCAHTEDDIRKTIDASREVFKNIKR